The genomic DNA cactcccgcAGACTCTGATCGTGGGACTGTGCCTGCTGGTGACCCTCGCGGCGGCACTACCATACCCCGACCCCGAAGCCCTGCCCATCCCCGTGGCTGTCGCAATCCCTGACGCAGAGGCTGACCCAAGCCGCAGGGGGTACTATGGCGGATATGGAGGACATGGTGGACATGGGTTTGGTGGATTTGGTGGTGGTTTCGGCGGTTTCGGACATGGAGGACACGGCTTCGGGCATGGAGGCTACGGACATGGCGGCTACGGCGGCTACGGCGGACAcggacactaccaccaccaccaccactgaggtTTTGGTGCTGAGAGCGTTCTGAATCGACGATAAATTAGTGTTATTTATTGCAGCCTGGCGCTACACGTGTGAAATtgttttgaatgttttttttatacccgGAATGTTATTAATAAAGAAATGGAAGGctgtgtttgtcttttgtttgctTGCTATGCACACCTCAAGGTTATCAtgagtctactactactactactactactactactactactactacaactacgacaacaacaactactactactactactactacaaaggactactactactactactactgctactgctactactactactactactattactgctactactactaccaccactactactacaactactactacttactactactacaacaaccacttgtactactactactactactactactactactactgctactactaccaccactacaactactactactaccactactactactactactactacaactactactactattatacttCATGCGCGTGAAAGGACAAAAACATCATTCACGAAAAcacgaaaataagagaaaaaaagaagagaaagagcaagacgAAAAACACGGCAGAGGAAGTGGACGAacatgaaataaaagaagagacaaCAACTAAAACATCaattaaccaacacacacacacacacacaaacatgcacacacaccGTCGTCCATACCAAAGGTCGCCAACCCCTTGATAACAACACCTGATCATGGCTGTGTGAATGCAGAACCCGTCACACAGGTATGCGTGCGTGCAGGTTAAGTTCACCCGTTCTG from Eriocheir sinensis breed Jianghai 21 chromosome 20, ASM2467909v1, whole genome shotgun sequence includes the following:
- the LOC127001215 gene encoding uncharacterized protein LOC127001215, whose protein sequence is MQKTLIVGLCLLVTLAAALPYPDPEALPIPVAVAIPDAEADPSRRGYYGGYGGHGGHGFGGFGGGFGGFGHGGHGFGHGGYGHGGYGGYGGHGHYHHHHH